Proteins from a genomic interval of Pseudomonas anuradhapurensis:
- the yidC gene encoding membrane protein insertase YidC produces the protein MDIKRTILIVALAIVSYVMVLKWNQDYGQAALPTQNTAASTVAPGLPDGVPAGNAGASADVPSANAETSAAELAPVAVSKDLIRVKTDVLDLAIDPVGGDIVQLNLPKFPRRQDHPEIPFQLFDNGGERVYLAQSGLTGVNGPDARPTGRPLYAADQKGYQLADGQDQLVVDLKFSDNGVNYIKRFSFKRGEYDLTVTYLIDNQSGQAWNGNMFAQLKRDASSDPSSSTATGTATYLGAALWTASEPYKKVSMKDIDKGNLKENVSGGWVAWLQHYFVTAWIPAKSDSNVVQTRKDSQGNYIIGYTGPALSVPAGGKVETSAMLYAGPKIQSKLKELSPGLELTVDYGFLWFIAQPIFWLLQHIHSLLGNWGWSIIVLTMLIKGLFFPLSAASYRSMARMRAVAPKLAALKERFGDDRQKMSQAMMELYKKEKINPLGGCLPILVQMPVFLALYWVLLESVEMRQAPWMLWITDLSIKDPFFILPIIMGATMFIQQRLNPTPPDPMQAKVMKMMPIIFTFFFLWFPAGLVLYWVVNNCLSIAQQWYITRSIEAATKKAAA, from the coding sequence CTGGCAATCGTGTCCTACGTCATGGTCCTCAAGTGGAACCAGGACTACGGCCAGGCTGCCCTGCCGACTCAGAATACTGCTGCCAGCACTGTTGCCCCGGGCCTGCCGGATGGCGTACCGGCCGGTAATGCCGGCGCCAGCGCCGATGTGCCGAGCGCCAATGCCGAAACCAGCGCTGCCGAACTGGCACCGGTTGCGGTCAGCAAGGACCTGATCCGGGTCAAGACCGATGTCCTGGACCTGGCTATCGATCCGGTCGGTGGTGACATCGTCCAGCTGAACCTGCCGAAGTTCCCACGTCGCCAGGACCACCCGGAGATTCCGTTCCAGCTGTTCGATAACGGTGGCGAGCGTGTCTACCTGGCACAAAGCGGCCTGACCGGTGTCAACGGTCCGGACGCCCGCCCAACTGGCCGCCCGCTGTACGCTGCCGACCAGAAGGGTTACCAGCTGGCTGATGGCCAGGACCAACTGGTGGTCGACCTGAAGTTCAGCGACAACGGTGTCAACTACATCAAGCGCTTCAGCTTCAAGCGTGGTGAGTATGACCTGACCGTCACTTACCTGATCGACAACCAGAGTGGCCAGGCCTGGAACGGCAACATGTTTGCCCAGCTCAAGCGTGATGCCAGCTCCGACCCGTCGTCGAGCACTGCCACCGGCACTGCGACCTACCTGGGCGCTGCCTTGTGGACAGCTTCCGAGCCTTACAAAAAGGTCTCGATGAAGGACATCGACAAAGGTAATTTGAAAGAAAACGTGTCCGGCGGTTGGGTTGCCTGGCTGCAGCACTACTTCGTGACCGCCTGGATTCCGGCCAAGTCGGACAGCAACGTTGTCCAGACCCGCAAGGACAGCCAAGGCAACTACATCATCGGCTACACCGGCCCGGCCCTCAGCGTGCCTGCTGGCGGCAAGGTTGAAACCAGCGCGATGCTGTACGCCGGCCCGAAAATCCAGTCCAAGCTGAAAGAGTTGTCCCCAGGCCTGGAACTGACCGTCGACTATGGTTTCCTGTGGTTCATTGCCCAGCCGATCTTCTGGCTGCTGCAACATATCCACAGCCTGCTGGGTAACTGGGGCTGGTCGATCATCGTCCTGACCATGCTCATCAAGGGTCTGTTCTTCCCGCTGTCGGCTGCCAGCTACCGCTCGATGGCGCGCATGCGTGCCGTTGCACCGAAGCTTGCTGCGCTCAAGGAACGCTTCGGTGATGATCGCCAGAAGATGTCCCAGGCGATGATGGAGCTGTACAAGAAAGAGAAGATCAACCCGCTGGGCGGCTGCCTGCCGATCCTGGTACAGATGCCGGTATTCCTGGCCCTGTACTGGGTACTGCTGGAAAGCGTGGAAATGCGTCAGGCCCCGTGGATGCTGTGGATTACCGACCTGTCGATCAAGGATCCGTTCTTCATCCTGCCGATCATCATGGGCGCCACCATGTTCATCCAGCAGCGCCTGAACCCGACCCCACCGGATCCGATGCAGGCCAAGGTGATGAAAATGATGCCGATCATCTTCACCTTCTTCTTCCTGTGGTTCCCAGCCGGTCTGGTGCTGTACTGGGTTGTGAACAACTGCTTGTCGATCGCGCAGCAGTGGTACATCACCCGCAGCATCGAAGCAGCCACCAAAAAAGCTGCTGCTTGA